The sequence GCCGGGCGAGCTGCTGCTCGCCCCGCCCCTGGGCACCACCGCCCACCTGGTCGGCTGGCTGCGGGCGGCGGCGGGCCGCGCGACCGGCCCGGCCCCCGCGCCGCCCGCCGGGCCCCGGGCGGTGCTGGTGACCGCGCCCTCGGCCTCGGCGGAGGACGACGCGGAGCTGTTCCGCGTGGCCCGCCTGGTCCGCCAGCACAGCGGGCTCCGCTGGGTCGAGGTCGCGTTCATGGACGGGGATCCGGACGTCGCCGAAGGGGTGGCCCGGTGCCGCCTGCTCGGCGCGCGGCACGTGACGGCCGTCCCGGCGTCGTTCGCCGAGCCGAGCCTGCCCGAGGGCGTGAGCTGGGCGGGGCCGCTGCTCTCCGCCGCCTCCCTGGAGGAGCTGGTCGGGCGGCGGGTCGAGACCGCGCGTGAACGCTGGGACAGGGACGCCGACGACGGCCTCGCCGCCGCGCACCACCACCATCACGATCACAGTCACTGAGGGGAAGTCATGGCACGCAAGACCAGAGCGCACGAGGGCCTGCCGAGGCACGAACGCTACATATACGGCGACGGCGAGATCGAGATCAACCAGGGGCGCAGGAAGGTCAGCCTGACCGTCCGAAACACCGGGGACCGGGCCGTCCAGATCTGCTCCCACTACCACTTCTTCGAGGTCAACCGGGCGATCTCCTTCGACCGGGATGCTGCCTTCGGCATGCACCTCGACCTCCCGGCGGGCAACGCCATCCGGATCGAGCCGGGCGACACCCACAACGTCAACCTCGTCGAGTACGGCGGCGGCCTGCGGGTCTACGGCTTCAGCGGGCTGGTCGACGGCAGCGTCCGCGGCGACAAGGCCCACAGGCTCGCGCTGGAGCGGATGGACATCTTCGGCTTCCTCGACGTGCCCGCCGGTCAGGACGGGAGCCCGGACGGGGCGGCCGAGAAGGCACCCCCGAAGAAGGCCCCCGCGGCCGCCGCGAAGAAGGCTCCGGCGGCCTCGGCCAAGAAGGCCCCTGCGGCCTCTACGAGGAAGGCTCCGGCGGCCGCCGCGAAGAAGGCTCCGGCGGCTTCTACGAGGAAGGCTCCGGCGGCCTCGGCCAAGAAGGCCCCTGCGGCCTCCGCGAGGAAGGCCCCGGCGGCCTCCAGGAAGAAAGGCTGACGCCCCATGGTGTCCATGAGTCGCAAGCAGTACGCCGACATGTTCGGCCCCACCGTCGGAGACCGGATCCGGCTCGCCGACACCAACCTCGTGATCGAGGTGGAGAAGGACTACAACGTCGGTTTCTACGGTGACGAGTCCGTCTACGGCGGCGGCAAGACCGCCCGTGACGGGATGGGCTCCGCGCCCAACGCCACCAACCACAGCGGCGCGCTCGACATGGTGATCACCAACGTCGTCGTCGTCGATCCGGTCCTCGGCGTCGTCAAGGGGGACATCGGCATCAGGAACGGCCTGATCGCGGGCATCGGCAAGTCGGGCAACCCGAACACCGAGAACGGCGTCGACCCGCGGCTCGTCATCGGCCCCGGCACCGAGGTGCTGTCCGGCGAGCACACGATCGCCACCCCGGGGGCCATCGACAGCCACGTCCACCTCATCTCCCCGCAGCAGGTCGAGGCCGCGCTGAGCAACGGGATCACCACGCTGATCGGCGGCGGCGTCGGCCCCTCCGACGGCAGCCGGGGCACCACCTGCACGCCCGGTCCGTGGGGGATCAGCCGGATGCTCCAGTCGTTCGAGAACCTCCCGATCAACATCGGCCTGATGGCCAAGGGCAACGGCAGCCGGCCCGGACCGCTGAGCGAGCAGATCCTGGCCGGGGCGTGCGCGCTGAAGGTCCACGAGGACTGGGGTTCGACCCCCGCGGTGATCGACAACGCGCTGGCGATCGCCGACGAGTACGACGTCCAGGTCGCCATCCACACCGACACCTTGAACGAGAGCGGTTTCCTGGAGGACACGATCAGCGCCATCGACGGGCGCGCGATCCACACCTTCCACACCGAGGGCGCGGGCGGCGGCCACGCCCCCGACCTGCTCCGGATCGCCGGCGAGCCGAACGTGATGCCCTCCTCGACCAACCCGACGCTGCCCTACACCGTCAACTCCATGGACGAGCTCCTGGACATGGTGATGGTCTGCCACCACCTCAGCCACGACAACCCCGAGGACATCGCCTTCGCCGACAGCCGGGTCCGCGCCGAGACCATCTCCGCCGAGACCGTCATGCACGACCTGGGCGTGATCAGCATGGTCTCCTCCGACTCGCAGGCGATGGGCCGGGTCGGGGAGTCCTTCACCCGGGCCTTCCAGATCGCCCACCACTGCAAGGAGCTGCGCGGCAAGCTGCCGGAGGACTCCGACCGCAACGACAACTTCCGGGTCCTGCGCTACCTGGCCAAGCTGACGATCAACCCGGCCCGCACCACGGGCATCTCCGACGCGGTCGGCTCGCTGGAGACGGGCAAGATCGCCGACATCGTGATCTGGCAGATGTACGGCTTCGGCGCCAAGCCGTACATCGTCGTCAAGGGCGGGCAGATCAACTGGGCGCAGATGGGCGACCCGAACGCCTCGCTGCCGACGCCCCAGCCGGTCTACTACCGGCCCATGTTCGGGGCGTTCGGCAGGGCGCTGCCCGCGACGAACATCACCTTCATGTCGCAGGCCGGCATCGAAGCCGGGGTGCCCGGCAAGCTCGGCCTGGAGCGGATGATCCGCCCCGTGCGGGGCTGCCGCACGATCGGCAAGCAGGACATGGTCCGCAACGACGCGCTTCCGACGATCGAGGTGGACCCGGAGACCTACAAGGTCACGCTCGACGGCGAGCACGCCGCCATCGAACCGGCCACCAGGCTGCCGCTGACCCAGCTCTACTTCATCGCGTGACCGTCGCGTGAACCTCGCCTCGCTGCTGGCCCAGCTCCAGCTGACCGACTCGGCCTTTCCGAGCGGTCTCTACACGCTGTCGCACGGCCTGGAGGGCTACATCCAGTCAGGCCTGGCGGGTCCGGCGGACCTGCCGGGCCTGCTGGCCGACCTGCTCCGCCACGCCGTGGGGCCGGGCGACGCGACGGCACTGGTGCTCGCGCACCGCGCGGCGGCCGAGGGGGACTGGGACCGGCTGGTGGCGGCCGACCGGCGGCTGCACGCCGTCAAGCTCACCCGCGAGCTCAGGTCGGCCGCCACCCGGACCGGCCGCCAGGTCCTGGACACCGCCGGCCGCGTCTTCGGGGGGCCGGCCGCCGGGAAACTGGCGGACCTGGTGAGGGCGGGGGCCACGCCGGGCAACCACGCGGTCGTGGTCGGGACGGTCCACGCCGGCCTGGGGGTGCCCGAGAGGCAGGCGGTCGCCGGGGACCTGTTCGCCTTCGCCTCCAGCTGGACCGCCGCCGCCGTCCGCATGGGCAGGGTGGACTTCCGCCAGGCCCAGGCCATCCTGTACGGCGCGCACCCCGACATCGCGCGCGCCGCGGCGATCGCCCTGGCGGCCCGGAGCCCGTACGACATCCATGCCTCGGTGCCCCTCGCCGACATCGTCTCCGCCGCCCACGAGCGGGCCGAGGCCCGCCTCTTCACCACCTGACCGCACCATCGAGAGGATCCCCGTGGAGAACGTACTGAAGGTAGGCATCGGCGGCCCCGTGGGCTCCGGCAAGACGGCCCTCATCGAGGCCGTGGTGCCTCTCCTGATCGAGCGCGGGCACAGTCCGGGCGTCATCACCAACGACATCTACACCCAGGAGGACGCCCAGCACGTCCGCCGCTCGCTGGCCGGCGTCCTCGACCCGGACCGGGTGGTCGGCGTCGAGACCGGGGCCTGCCCGCACACCGCGGTCCGGGACGACCCCACCATGAACCTCGCCGCGGGCGCCGAGATGCTCGACAGGTTCCCCGACATCGACATCCTGCTGTTCGAGAGCGGCGGCGACAACCTGACGCTCACCTTCAGCCCGGCCCTGGCCGACATCTACATCTTCGTGCTCGACACCGCCGAGGGCGAGAAGATGCCGCGCAAGCGGGGCCCGGGGATCACCGACTCGGACCTGCTCGTGATCAACAAGATCGACATCGCCAAATACGTCCGCACGGACCTGTCGGTGATGGAGGGCGACGCCCACCACGTGCGCGCCGGCCGTCCCGTCGTCCTCACCGACTGCCTGACCGGGACCGGCGTGGCCGAGGTCGCCGACTTCATCGAGGTGCGCGGGGCCGTGGCGTGTTCCTCGGCGCGGTAGCGGCGGAAGAGGCCCCCGTGGACAGGCTGTCCGCCGAGCACTACACGGTGGACCGGATCCCGGAGGCCGTGGCCCGCCACGCGGGGGTCCCCGACACGCTCGCGGTGGGGAGCTCCGGCAAGGTGGGGGTGCTGGAGCTGGGCTTCGACAGGATCGGCGGGCGGACCGAGCTGACCGGTCACTACCAGAAGACGCCGCTGCAGATCATGCGCCCGATCTACTACGACGAGCGGCGGCCGCAGATGCCCTACGTCATGCTGATGTCGTCGGGCGGCGGCGTCCTCCAGGGGGACCGCTACCGGATGGACTTCACCTGCGGCGCCGGGGCCGAGGTGAACCTGACCACGCAGGCCGCCACGAAGATCTACAAGATGGAGCAGGACTACGCCACCCAGCTCGTCACCATCGAGGTGGGGGCGGACGGCTACCTGGAGTATCTCCCCGATCCGGCGATCCCGTTCGCGCGCTCCCGGTTCTACCAGCGCACCGAGCTGGTGGTCGACCCGTCGGCCACGGTGGTGCTGAGCGAGAGCATGCTGGCGGGCCGCCTCGCGCGCGGGGAGCGCAACGACTACGACGCGTTCTGCACCGACCTGGAGGTGAGCCGCCCGGACGGCGGCATCCTCTTCGCCGACACCCTGCGGCTGGTGCCCTCCGACGGCGGCGTCACGGGACCCGCCGTCCTCGGCGGTTTCGGGGTGATGGCCTCGCTGTTCGTGGTGACCGCCGGCGCCCCCGCCACGATGGTGGCCGACACCCTGCACGAGGCGCTGGCCCCGTACGGCCTGCGGGCCGGAGCCAGCGTGCTGCCCCAGGACTGCGGCGCCTGGGCCCGCGTTTTCGGAGCGGAGTCCCCCGAGGTCAACGAGGCCCTCCGGGCGGCCTGGGACGCCGTCCGCCGCCTGCTCATCGGAGTCCCGTCACCCCGCCGCCGCAGACCCTAGCGGAGCTCCCGC comes from Streptosporangium roseum DSM 43021 and encodes:
- a CDS encoding sirohydrochlorin chelatase, with the protein product MERETVLVGGHESRYGRAFGGLPGATVTAVGRDLHALTRRPAVVVPMTLGRDPGLAHQIAQILRWNGRGREPGELLLAPPLGTTAHLVGWLRAAAGRATGPAPAPPAGPRAVLVTAPSASAEDDAELFRVARLVRQHSGLRWVEVAFMDGDPDVAEGVARCRLLGARHVTAVPASFAEPSLPEGVSWAGPLLSAASLEELVGRRVETARERWDRDADDGLAAAHHHHHDHSH
- the ureC gene encoding urease subunit alpha is translated as MVSMSRKQYADMFGPTVGDRIRLADTNLVIEVEKDYNVGFYGDESVYGGGKTARDGMGSAPNATNHSGALDMVITNVVVVDPVLGVVKGDIGIRNGLIAGIGKSGNPNTENGVDPRLVIGPGTEVLSGEHTIATPGAIDSHVHLISPQQVEAALSNGITTLIGGGVGPSDGSRGTTCTPGPWGISRMLQSFENLPINIGLMAKGNGSRPGPLSEQILAGACALKVHEDWGSTPAVIDNALAIADEYDVQVAIHTDTLNESGFLEDTISAIDGRAIHTFHTEGAGGGHAPDLLRIAGEPNVMPSSTNPTLPYTVNSMDELLDMVMVCHHLSHDNPEDIAFADSRVRAETISAETVMHDLGVISMVSSDSQAMGRVGESFTRAFQIAHHCKELRGKLPEDSDRNDNFRVLRYLAKLTINPARTTGISDAVGSLETGKIADIVIWQMYGFGAKPYIVVKGGQINWAQMGDPNASLPTPQPVYYRPMFGAFGRALPATNITFMSQAGIEAGVPGKLGLERMIRPVRGCRTIGKQDMVRNDALPTIEVDPETYKVTLDGEHAAIEPATRLPLTQLYFIA
- a CDS encoding urease accessory protein UreD, with the protein product MDRLSAEHYTVDRIPEAVARHAGVPDTLAVGSSGKVGVLELGFDRIGGRTELTGHYQKTPLQIMRPIYYDERRPQMPYVMLMSSGGGVLQGDRYRMDFTCGAGAEVNLTTQAATKIYKMEQDYATQLVTIEVGADGYLEYLPDPAIPFARSRFYQRTELVVDPSATVVLSESMLAGRLARGERNDYDAFCTDLEVSRPDGGILFADTLRLVPSDGGVTGPAVLGGFGVMASLFVVTAGAPATMVADTLHEALAPYGLRAGASVLPQDCGAWARVFGAESPEVNEALRAAWDAVRRLLIGVPSPRRRRP
- the ureB gene encoding urease subunit beta, with the translated sequence MARKTRAHEGLPRHERYIYGDGEIEINQGRRKVSLTVRNTGDRAVQICSHYHFFEVNRAISFDRDAAFGMHLDLPAGNAIRIEPGDTHNVNLVEYGGGLRVYGFSGLVDGSVRGDKAHRLALERMDIFGFLDVPAGQDGSPDGAAEKAPPKKAPAAAAKKAPAASAKKAPAASTRKAPAAAAKKAPAASTRKAPAASAKKAPAASARKAPAASRKKG
- the ureG gene encoding urease accessory protein UreG gives rise to the protein MENVLKVGIGGPVGSGKTALIEAVVPLLIERGHSPGVITNDIYTQEDAQHVRRSLAGVLDPDRVVGVETGACPHTAVRDDPTMNLAAGAEMLDRFPDIDILLFESGGDNLTLTFSPALADIYIFVLDTAEGEKMPRKRGPGITDSDLLVINKIDIAKYVRTDLSVMEGDAHHVRAGRPVVLTDCLTGTGVAEVADFIEVRGAVACSSAR
- a CDS encoding urease accessory protein UreF, coding for MNLASLLAQLQLTDSAFPSGLYTLSHGLEGYIQSGLAGPADLPGLLADLLRHAVGPGDATALVLAHRAAAEGDWDRLVAADRRLHAVKLTRELRSAATRTGRQVLDTAGRVFGGPAAGKLADLVRAGATPGNHAVVVGTVHAGLGVPERQAVAGDLFAFASSWTAAAVRMGRVDFRQAQAILYGAHPDIARAAAIALAARSPYDIHASVPLADIVSAAHERAEARLFTT